The Synechococcus sp. HK05 DNA segment TGGAGTGATGGTGATGGAGGCGGGATCAGGCCTGCTTGAGGTCGGCCTGCACCTGGGCCGGCAGCACCTGGGCGTAGAGGCCAAAGCCGCTGGCCACCTGGATGTAGGCCTTGCTCAGCTTGTTGGCGTCCTGCAGGCGGGCGGCTTCATCAAGATCGGCCAGAGCGTTCTTGAGGGCGTCAGCGCGCTTGTTGGCCTCGGGGCGCTCAGCGGGCAGCAGGCGCTGGTTGATGTAGAGCATCTCTCGGCCCACTTCCTGCATCGGGCCGTGGATCAGGTTGCGGGTGAAGGTCCAGTCGCGCTCGTTGACGAGGGTGGCCAGCTCGGGCAGGCGATCGCGGGCGGCCAGGAAGCCTTCGGCCTGGCGTTCGATCACGGCGATGTCCTCGGTGCTGAGGGTGGGGGCTTTGGCCTTACCGCCGCTGCAGGCGGTGAGACCGAAGCTCAGCACCAGAGCCAGAGCCACCAGGGCCAGGCTGCGCAGGGCGGATGCAAACCGGGTGGTCAGCGCGGACATCGACTGAGCAGCCATGACGTTGGAGCTTGATTGCGGGACTTTACCCAGGGCTTTTCGCCTTGAAGCGCCCGTGGGCAGCAGGCCGGCAGAATTCAGTGTTTCCAGGGCTGCGCCCCGCCTCGCCATGACGGCTGCCACGGCCATCCTTCAGATGATCTGCCCGGATCAGCCCGGCCTGGTGCGGGAGCTCTCCGGCTGGGTCGCGGGCAATGGCGGCAACATCGTGCATGCCGATCACCACAGCGATCAGGGGGCCGGGCTGTTTCTGAGCCGCATTGAGTGGCAGCTCGAGGGGTTTGGCCTGCCCCGCGAGGCGATTGCTCCGGCCGCGGCGGCCCTGGCGGAGCGCCTCAACGGCGAACAAACCGTCACCTTCTCCGATGAGAAGCCCGCCGTGGCGATCTTTGTGAGCAAGCAAGACCATTGCCTGCTGGATCTCCTCTGGCGCGTGCGCACCGGTGAGTTGCCGATGCGGGTGCCTCTGGTGATCGCCAACCATCCCGACCTGGGATCAATCGCCGAAGAGTTTGGCGCCCGCTTTGAGCACGTTCCGATCAGCAATGCCAACCGCGAAGAGGCCGAAGCCCGCCACCTGGAGCTGCTGGCGGAGCACGGCATCGAGCTGGTGATCCTGGCGAAATACATGCAGGTGCTCACACCGCGCTTTCTCGCGGCCTTCGACCCCCCGGATGCCTTCCACCGGGTGATCAACATCCACCACTCCTTCCTGCCGGCCTTCATGGGCGCGCAGCCTTATCACCGGGCCTGGGAGCGGGGCGTGAAGCTGATCGGTGCCACCGGCCACTACGTGACCGATGAACTCGATGCGGGCCCGATCATTGCCCAATCGACCGTGAACGTGAGCCACCGCGATGAGGTGGAGGATCTGATTCGCAAGGGCCGCGACACCGAACGCCTCGCCCTGGCCCGGGCGGTGCGTCTGCATCTCAAACGCCAGGTGATGGTGTATCGCGGACGTACGGCGGTGTTCGAGTGAACGCCGACCGTTGGGGTGCGAGGGCTGGCCAGGCTGTGCTCGCCCGGTTGGATGCGCACCGGCCCCCTGAGGCCGATCGCTGGGGGTGGCGTTGTTTCCAGCTCGGTGTGTTTGTGCTGCCTGCCAGCGCCTTATTCGCCGCCATGCTGCTGCTGGTGCCGTTAATTCAGGGCAGCCGCCGGCGCAGCCCCTGGGGGCACGACCGGGTGAATGGTGTGTTGGCGCTGGTGGCGGTGTTGATGCTGGCTGGGGCGGCCCTCGCCACACTGCGCAGCCAGGCGTTGCCCAGCTATTCCCCCTCCCTGGCCTGGGTGGGGCTGTTCAACTGGATACCCCTGTTCTGGGGGTTCTGGGCGTTTCAGGCTTATGTGGCGGATGGCGCCGCGCGGCGCCGGGTGGCGCTTGCCCTGGTGGCTGGCACCGTGCCGGTGGTGGTGACCGGCCTGGGGCAGCTGTGGCTGGGTTGGCAGGGCCCCTGGCAGATCCTTGGTGGGGCCGTGATTTGGCACCTGCAGGAGGGTGGCCGCCCGCAGGGGCGCCTCTCAGGCCTGTTCGATTACGCCAACATCACGGCTGCCTGGCTGTCGTTGAGCTGGCCGCTGCTGCTGGCGGCGCTCTTGGCCTGCGGCCGCCGCTGGCGGCAAAGGCTGGCCGGCAGTGGCTGGCGCTTCCTGGTGGTCCTGGGCCTGGCGGCAGCCCAGGTGACTGCTTTGTATCTCACCGATTCCCGCAATGCCTGGGGCGCGATGTTGCTGGCTGTCCCGTTGGTGGCTGGCCCTGGCCGTTGGCTGTGGCTGCTGCCGCTGCTCCTGCTGGCGCTCTTGCCCGTGGCCCTGGCCAGCCTGCCGGGGGTGCCTGGGGTGCTGCAGGATCCTGCCCGCGCGCTGGTGCCCCAGTCGGTGTGGGGGCGCCTCAACGATCTCAACCACCACAGCCAGCGCAAGCTGGCATCCCTGCGCATCACCCAGTGGAGCGTGGCGGCGGGGTTGATTGCCGAGCG contains these protein-coding regions:
- the psbQ gene encoding photosystem II protein PsbQ translates to MSALTTRFASALRSLALVALALVLSFGLTACSGGKAKAPTLSTEDIAVIERQAEGFLAARDRLPELATLVNERDWTFTRNLIHGPMQEVGREMLYINQRLLPAERPEANKRADALKNALADLDEAARLQDANKLSKAYIQVASGFGLYAQVLPAQVQADLKQA
- the purU gene encoding formyltetrahydrofolate deformylase, producing the protein MTAATAILQMICPDQPGLVRELSGWVAGNGGNIVHADHHSDQGAGLFLSRIEWQLEGFGLPREAIAPAAAALAERLNGEQTVTFSDEKPAVAIFVSKQDHCLLDLLWRVRTGELPMRVPLVIANHPDLGSIAEEFGARFEHVPISNANREEAEARHLELLAEHGIELVILAKYMQVLTPRFLAAFDPPDAFHRVINIHHSFLPAFMGAQPYHRAWERGVKLIGATGHYVTDELDAGPIIAQSTVNVSHRDEVEDLIRKGRDTERLALARAVRLHLKRQVMVYRGRTAVFE
- a CDS encoding O-antigen ligase family protein, whose protein sequence is MLARLDAHRPPEADRWGWRCFQLGVFVLPASALFAAMLLLVPLIQGSRRRSPWGHDRVNGVLALVAVLMLAGAALATLRSQALPSYSPSLAWVGLFNWIPLFWGFWAFQAYVADGAARRRVALALVAGTVPVVVTGLGQLWLGWQGPWQILGGAVIWHLQEGGRPQGRLSGLFDYANITAAWLSLSWPLLLAALLACGRRWRQRLAGSGWRFLVVLGLAAAQVTALYLTDSRNAWGAMLLAVPLVAGPGRWLWLLPLLLLALLPVALASLPGVPGVLQDPARALVPQSVWGRLNDLNHHSQRKLASLRITQWSVAAGLIAERPWLGWGSAAFSVIYPLRTGRWHGHPHNIAFDLAVSFGLPVALLVVGLVLWLLIRALRLGMATGPVFERAWWASALVVAVLHASDIPMYDSRLNIAGWILLAGLRCWAFRPVLPAGA